In the Mycobacteriales bacterium genome, TCCAAGGCGACGGTCGTCGCGACGCTGCACGAGACGACCCGCGAGGCGGGTACGACGGTGATCGCCGTCACGCATGACCGCAGCGTCGCCTCGACGTTCCCACGCACCGTGACGATGCAGAACGGGCGGGTCGGCCTGGACGGAACGGCGGGCGAGCAGTTCGCGATCGTTGGTCCGGACGGCACGGTGCCGCTCAGCCCCGAGGCGCTGGCCCTGCTCCCTCCGGGTAGCCGGGTGCGGATCGTGGCCGACGCGCCTCACGTCCGGCTCAGTCGCGGTGATGGCGAGGTCGACCGATGACGCTCCGGTTGGACGGCTTCGGCGTACGCGTCGGGGAACGCCGGTTGCTCGAGCCGCTCGACCTCACCGTCGAGGACGGGGTGATCTTGGCGGTCGTCGGCGCGAGCGGATCCGGGAAGACCAGCGTGCTGGCGGCGCTCGCCGGCCTCGCACCCCCCTCGGACGGGGTCGCGCTGGTCGACGACGTACCCGCTGATGTCGTCGACCGGCGCCGGATCGGCGTGGTGACACAGCCGGTCGTGCTCGCGGCGACGCTGACCGTCGAGGAGAACGTGAGCTTGCCGCTGCAGGCGTCCGGCCACCCGGACGAGGAGATCGACAGCGCAACCGAGGCAGTGCTCGCCCAGCTCCGGTTGGACCGGCTCGCCGGCCGGCTACCGGCGCAGCTGTCCGGCGGTCAGCGCCAGCGGGTGGCGACCGCGCGAGCGGTCATCGGCCGGCCGCGCCTGCTGGTCGCCGATGAGCCGACCAGCGAGCTTGACGAGGCTTCGCGTGACCGGGTGATGGACGTGCTGCGGATCGCCGCCGGTTACGGCGCCGCAGTGGTGATCGCGACCCACGACGCCGCGATCGCGGACGCCTGCGACCAACGCCTGATCCTCACCGGCTGAACCCCGCGCCCGCGCGTTCCTCACGTCAAGATCACGACGGGGCGCGACGGTCAGGGGGTCACGAGGGTTGAGGGCGAAGCGGGTCAGCCGGCGCGGTCGGCGAACGCGCTCACCTTCCCGCTGGTCTGCGTGTTGTCGCCGAGGGCGTAACACTCGCCGTGGTGCACGCAGCCGTCGCCGTCGAGCTCGCTGAACCCTCCTGACGGCTGCGCGATCGCGGCCGCCGCGGTGAGCTTGTGCCCGTTCCAGCGCATCGCATAGGCGCGCCCGGTAGCGCCGGCCGACGAGCTGTACTCGAAGCCGATCAGCCAGCAGGTGCTGCTCGAGGAGCATGCGACGTCGTCGAACGCGCCGCCGGCCTGCACGAACGACTTCGGCAGGGTGAGCAGCTTCCACTTCGTACCGTTGTAGCTCCACGCCTCCGGGGTGTACGACGTACGTCCCTGTGCGTCAGGTGCCGCGTAGCCGGTCATCACGCACGACTTCGCAGAGCTGCACTTCACGTCGGAGTCCGCGGCGTAGGCATAAGTGCCTTGGAAGGGCTGTGGCACCGTCATCAGCGACCACTTCTTGCCGTGCAGCCGGTCGGCGTACGTGTGCGAGTCGAAGCCACCCTTCGGGATGAACGAGCCGATCGCGATGCACGAGGTCTTCGACACGCAGTTGAGCGCGTTGAGGCTCGCGCTCTGCGCATCTGACGGCACCGGGGGTGCCTTGGCGATCGACCACTTCTTTCCCGTCGAGCGCTCGAGCAACGGATGCAGCGTGATCGGGTTCACGGTGCTGTCGCCGTACCAACCAACCACCATGCACAAATGCGCGGAAGGGCAGGCGGGATCCAGCAGTTCGTTGTCATTGCCTTTCGGATTGGGTGCGGCGACCTTCGACCACTTGTGCCCGTTCCACTTCTCGAGGATCGGCTTCGTGGTCGTGGCGCCCGCGACGGAGCCGGCGAGAACGCAGTTCCGGGTGCTGCGGCAGACGACTCCTTCGAGCGTGGCGTGTGCGACGGGGGTCGAGACGGCGTGGAACTTGCCCTTGTGCAGGCGCTCAAGGACCGGCGAGACGCCCTTGGCGGTGTTCGCCGATCCGGTCGCCCAGCACATCGTCTTGCTCGGGCAGGCGAGGGTGGCGAAGAAGATCGAGTACGGCGTACCCGGCGGCGTCTGCGCGGAGACCTTGGACCAGTCCAGCGCGGCGCCGGTCGCCGCTCCGGCCTGAGCCGCCAGCAACGCGAGGGTCACGAGCCCGAGACCGCCGGCCCGCCAGGTCCGGCGCGAGACTGATCGAAACGTGGTCATGGCGCTACCTCGCCCACTCCGATCCGGCGGGCGGGGACGTTATCACCGCCGGTCCTGGCGCGCGGCCCAACCGCCAAAAACCTCACGAAGCGGGGGCGCGGGCCTAGGTGCGGCCCAGGATGTCTTCGACGAGCCCGGTGCGCCAGGACTCGTAGCGCGGCTTCCAGCCGAGCTGCTCCATCGCCCGTGTGTTGTCCGCTCCGCGCAGCTTGGTCATGTAGGCAACTCCCCAGCTGCCGGCGGCGAGCCGGGCGAGCCCAGCGGGCACCTTGCGTGGACGCGGCGCCTTGAGCGCGGTGGCGACCTCGGGGATCCAGACGTGCGCCGGCGTCGGATCGCTGTCCACGACGTTGAAGGCTCCGGTCGCGGACGAGTCGAGCGCGGCGAGCACCGAGGTCGCCGCGTCGTAGGTGTGGGTGAAGGAGAACACCGCGCCTCCGCCGCCGACGATCGGCAGCTTGCCTGCACGCAGGGCGAGGATCACCCCGCCGTTGCTGGCGAAGCTCGTACCCGGCCCGTAGAGATGGCCGAACCGGAGTACGACGCCGCTCGCGCCCAGCACCTGTTGCTCGAGCTCGCGCAGCGCGGCGAAGGTGTCGACGGCGGGCTTCGGCGGCGTGGTCCACAGGGGCGCGTCTTCGTCGGCGAGGTCGGGCGCCGGCTCGTAGCCGAACGCGATGCTCTGCGCGATGACCCGGTGCACGCCGTGCTGTGCCGCCGCGCGCAGCAGGTGCCGGGTGCCCTCGCGGCGCAGCCGGTCGGTGGCCGCGAACTGCGTCGCGAAGCGACGTGGGTTGAGGTCGCGGGGTATGGCGGTCGCCATGTGGATGATCGCCTCGGGCTCGACCCGCTCGGTTGCCTGCATGACCTGGCCGGCGTCGAGCAGGTCCCCGATGATCGCCGTACCGCCGAGGTCCCGCACGCGGCCCGGCCCGCGATCCGGGCGGATCAGGCCGAAGACCTGATGGCCGTTCGCAGCGAGCAGCGGCGTCAGCTGGCGGCCGATCGCACCGGTCGCGCCGGCGAGCAGGACGCGCATGCGGTTCGCTCCTCGGTCAGTGGCGGCCCGGCGCTGGTCGACGCCCTCGTGCAGGTCTGCCTCACCTCGATTGTT is a window encoding:
- a CDS encoding ABC transporter ATP-binding protein, which encodes MTLRLDGFGVRVGERRLLEPLDLTVEDGVILAVVGASGSGKTSVLAALAGLAPPSDGVALVDDVPADVVDRRRIGVVTQPVVLAATLTVEENVSLPLQASGHPDEEIDSATEAVLAQLRLDRLAGRLPAQLSGGQRQRVATARAVIGRPRLLVADEPTSELDEASRDRVMDVLRIAAGYGAAVVIATHDAAIADACDQRLILTG
- a CDS encoding NAD(P)-dependent oxidoreductase; the encoded protein is MRVLLAGATGAIGRQLTPLLAANGHQVFGLIRPDRGPGRVRDLGGTAIIGDLLDAGQVMQATERVEPEAIIHMATAIPRDLNPRRFATQFAATDRLRREGTRHLLRAAAQHGVHRVIAQSIAFGYEPAPDLADEDAPLWTTPPKPAVDTFAALRELEQQVLGASGVVLRFGHLYGPGTSFASNGGVILALRAGKLPIVGGGGAVFSFTHTYDAATSVLAALDSSATGAFNVVDSDPTPAHVWIPEVATALKAPRPRKVPAGLARLAAGSWGVAYMTKLRGADNTRAMEQLGWKPRYESWRTGLVEDILGRT